In a genomic window of Quercus lobata isolate SW786 chromosome 4, ValleyOak3.0 Primary Assembly, whole genome shotgun sequence:
- the LOC115984104 gene encoding uncharacterized protein LOC115984104 has protein sequence MSITSCLIFLLCLSILHACNARHIRVVDKKLEKKFHFSIKNDEKMGPDLSKVKSSFSKQNEVDKKDSISESTTSNDDIQKPKKTRRNQKTMKVVAKTSGAVQTESLVSVPWAVPHKKRSEKNPGFNLDYSPPKTHPPSHN, from the exons ATGTCAATCACTTCTTGTCTGATTTTCCTTTTATGCCTTTCCATATTGCATGCATGTAATGCCCGCCATATTCGAGTAGTTGATAAGAAGCTGGAGAAGAAATTCCATTTTTCCATTAag AATGATGAGAAGATGGGTCCTGATCTATCTAAGGTGAAGTCTTCCTTTTCAAAGCAAAATGAAGTTGACAAAAAAGATAGCATTTCTGAAAGTACCACCTCAAATGATGAcattcaaaagccaaaaaagACAAGGAGGAATCAGAAAACAATGAAGGTGGTAGCAAAAACTTCAGGTGCTGTTCAAACTGAGTCTCTTGTTTCGGTTCCTTGGGCTGTGCCTCACAAGAAACGCAGTGAAAAGAATCCTGGCTTTAACTTGGACTACTCACCACCAAAGACACACCCTCCTTCTCACAACTGA
- the LOC115983816 gene encoding non-functional pseudokinase ZED1-like yields MRTWLRDHFFNKRRKERERAFFENGSKLLEKLIASCNGKSIPIRTFSDQQLGQATNNYCEKQEWCWYKGSLEGRIVFVKRLPDSKLWADIAINDLVMSAKMSAHSNVLNPIGCCLETPSPVLVYEFAANGFLMDRIYVSRVTKQKNQPMAWMSRLKIARHIAYAISYLHTAFHRPVIHMALRMHGILLDEHDVPKLCNLFHSVSIPEGETDVKGHEVLRNFRFYAPEFRASGKVTEKTDVYDFGRLLLELLTGENSYHIIRLTINEGSTLVEYMHNRTQGHCINEIVDPTILADGEAGASLQRQLQAVVNLALTCTEEDPQRRPTMVDVTKKLRRIERFTKVDEEALGSVRNLKLHERFEGHASASLKRNISNDESQAVKEASESLRSLIVTE; encoded by the exons ATGCGAACTTGGTTGAGAGATCATTtctttaataaaagaagaaaggaaagagagagagcattttTTGAGAATGGAAGCAAGTTACTAGAGAAGCTGATTGCCTCTTGCAACGGCAAGTCTATTCCCATTCGCACCTTCTCAGATCAACAACTTGGCCAAGCAACCAACAATTATTGTGAAAAGCAGGAGTGGTGTTGGTACAAGGGTTCTCTTGAAGGAAGAATTGTTTTCGTTAAGCGATTACCAGACTCTAAATTATGGGCCGATATAGCCATCAATGATTTAGTGATGTCTGCAAAGATGAGTGCTCACAGTAATGTGTTAAATCCCATAGGGTGTTGTCTCGAGACTCCATCTCCCGTTTTAGTGTATGAATTTGCTGCCAATGGTTTTCTTATGGATCGGATTTATGTCTCGCGTGTtactaaacaaaaaaatcaacccaTGGCATGGATGAGCAGGTTAAAGATTGCAAGGCATATTGCTTATGCAATTTCCTATCTCCATACTGCCTTCCATAGACCTGTCATCCACATGGCTTTACGTATGCACGGTATCTTATTAGATGAACATGATGTTCCCAAATTGTGCAACTTGTTTCATTCTGTATCAATCCCTGAGGGTGAAACTGACGTGAAAGGTCATGAGGTCTTGCGGAATTTCAGGTTCTACGCCCCCGAGTTTAGAGCATCAGGCAAGGTAACGGAGAAAACTGATGTATATGACTTTGGTCGGCTCCTTCTGGAACTTTTAACTGGAGAAAACTCTTATCATATAATTCGATTGACAATTAATGAAGGTTCTACCTTAGTAGAATACATGCATAACCGTACTCAAGGTCATTGCATAAACGAGATTGTGGATCCCACAATCTTGGCAGATGGGGAAGCAGGTGCTAGTTTACAGCGGCAGTTACAGGCTGTGGTGAACCTTGCCTTGACATGTACAGAGGAAGATCCACAGAGAAGGCCAACTATGGTAGATGTCACCAAAAAACTCAGGCGGATTGAGAG GTTCACAAAGGTGGATGAAGAGGCTTTGGGAAGTGTGCGGAATTTAAAGCTTCATGAGCGTTTTGAAGGGCATGCTTCTGCATCATTGAAGAGAAATATTTCTAATGATGAAAGCCAAGCAGTGAAAGAAGCCTCTGAAAGCCTCCGAAGCTTAATTGTGACTGAATGA
- the LOC115987588 gene encoding 14 kDa proline-rich protein DC2.15-like isoform X1, translated as MASKAIATMAFLLSLNLLFFTMVTSTNVACPPPLKTPKHTPQHSQPNLPTNKPATCPKDTLKLGVCANLLNDLVHLVVGTPPKTPCCSLIQGLVDLEAAVCLCTAIKANVLGINLNVPLSLSLLLNYCGKNVPKGFQCA; from the exons ATGGCTTCCAAGGCTATTGCAACCATGGCTTTTCTACTCTCTCTCAACCTTCTTTTTTTCACAATGGTCACTTCAACTAATGTCGCTTGCCCACCACCATTGAAGACTCCAAAACACACTCCACAACACTCACAACCCAACCTTCCTACTAATAAGCCAGCCACTTGCCCCAAGGACACCCTTAAGCTAGGGGTGTGTGCTAACTTGTTGAATGACTTGGTGCACCTTG tGGTGGGAACCCCACCAAAAACCCCTTGCTGCAGCCTCATCCAAGGTCTTGTTGATCTTGAGGCTGCTGTTTGTCTTTGCACTGCTATCAAGGCCAATGTTCTAGGCATCAATCTTAATGTCCCCCTCTCATTGAGCTTGCTATTGAATTATTGTGGAAAGAATGTACCAAAAGGCTTCCAATGTGCCTAA
- the LOC115987588 gene encoding 14 kDa proline-rich protein DC2.15-like isoform X2 has protein sequence MASKAIATMAFLLSLNLLFFTMVTSTNVACPPPLKTPKHTPQHSQPNLPTNKPATCPKDTLKLGVCANLLNDLLKTMVGTPPKTPCCSLIQGLVDLEAAVCLCTAIKANVLGINLNVPLSLSLLLNYCGKNVPKGFQCA, from the exons ATGGCTTCCAAGGCTATTGCAACCATGGCTTTTCTACTCTCTCTCAACCTTCTTTTTTTCACAATGGTCACTTCAACTAATGTCGCTTGCCCACCACCATTGAAGACTCCAAAACACACTCCACAACACTCACAACCCAACCTTCCTACTAATAAGCCAGCCACTTGCCCCAAGGACACCCTTAAGCTAGGGGTGTGTGCTAACTTGTTGAATGACTTG ctgaaaaccatGGTGGGAACCCCACCAAAAACCCCTTGCTGCAGCCTCATCCAAGGTCTTGTTGATCTTGAGGCTGCTGTTTGTCTTTGCACTGCTATCAAGGCCAATGTTCTAGGCATCAATCTTAATGTCCCCCTCTCATTGAGCTTGCTATTGAATTATTGTGGAAAGAATGTACCAAAAGGCTTCCAATGTGCCTAA
- the LOC115987588 gene encoding putative lipid-binding protein AIR1 isoform X3, giving the protein MASKAIATMAFLLSLNLLFFTMVTSTNPATCPKDTLKLGVCANLLNDLVLGTPPKTPCCSLIQGLVDLEAAVCLCTAIKANVLGINLNVPLSLSLLLNYCGKNVPKGFQCA; this is encoded by the exons ATGGCTTCCAAGGCTATTGCAACCATGGCTTTTCTACTCTCTCTCAACCTTCTTTTTTTCACAATGGTCACTTCAACTAAT CCAGCCACTTGCCCCAAGGACACCCTTAAGCTAGGGGTGTGTGCTAACTTGTTGAATGACTTGGTGC TGGGAACCCCACCAAAAACCCCTTGCTGCAGCCTCATCCAAGGTCTTGTTGATCTTGAGGCTGCTGTTTGTCTTTGCACTGCTATCAAGGCCAATGTTCTAGGCATCAATCTTAATGTCCCCCTCTCATTGAGCTTGCTATTGAATTATTGTGGAAAGAATGTACCAAAAGGCTTCCAATGTGCCTAA
- the LOC115985162 gene encoding 14 kDa proline-rich protein DC2.15-like has protein sequence MASKAIATMAFLLSLNLLFFTMVTSTNVACPPPLKTPKHTPQHSQPNLPTNKPATCPKDTLKLGVCANLLNDLVHLVVGTKVFKPGPFIEP, from the coding sequence ATGGCTTCCAAGGCTATTGCAACCATGGCTTTTCTACTCTCTCTCAACCTTCTTTTTTTCACAATGGTCACTTCAACTAATGTCGCTTGCCCACCACCATTGAAGACTCCAAAACACACTCCACAACACTCACAACCCAACCTTCCTACTAATAAGCCAGCCACTTGCCCCAAGGACACCCTTAAGCTAGGGGTGTGTGCTAACTTGTTGAATGACTTGGTGCACCTTGTTGTGGGAACCAAGGTTTTCaaacccggaccgttcattgaaccttAA